The Bacillota bacterium genome window below encodes:
- a CDS encoding CopG family antitoxin: MAKKLPEFKGKEIPEFATEEEAAEFFDSYSFAEAMEKGLFEPENVELAPELAAKIRERSKTKKVTLRLRLSQIEDAKMIAREKDIPYQTLIRSWITEAIRRERG, from the coding sequence ATGGCTAAAAAGCTGCCTGAATTCAAGGGTAAAGAGATACCTGAGTTTGCCACCGAGGAGGAAGCTGCTGAATTCTTTGACAGCTACAGCTTTGCTGAAGCTATGGAAAAGGGCCTGTTTGAGCCGGAAAATGTTGAGCTTGCCCCTGAACTGGCTGCGAAGATCAGAGAAAGATCGAAGACTAAAAAGGTAACGCTGAGGCTCCGGCTGTCCCAGATCGAGGATGCCAAAATGATCGCCAGGGAGAAGGACATACCGTACCAGACTCTAATCCGGTCGTGGATTACTGAGGCCATCAGGCGAGAACGAGG